From the genome of Numenius arquata chromosome 9, bNumArq3.hap1.1, whole genome shotgun sequence:
aaaattattgttttaattgAAACTTTTGTTGCACTTGTCACTAAGATACTGTTTTCATGAAAGGAGGACTGTgtccatatagaatcatagaattgtctaggttagaagggacctttcagatcatcaagtccaaccatcaacctaaccctgataaaaaaccatcactaagcactatgccaacccgtcttttaaatacctccagggatggtgcctcaaacactcccctgggcagcccattccaatgcttaataaccctttcagtgtaaacatttttcctaatatctagtctgaatcttccctggcgcaacttgaggccatttcctcttggattatcgcctgttacttgggagaagagaccaacccctcctctttacaacctcctttcagggagttgtagagaacgtcaagatctcccctcagcctccttttctccaggctgaataaccctagttccctcagctgctcctcatcagacttgtgctccagacccctcaccagcttcactgcccttctctggacacgctccagaatctcaatgtgtTTCTTGTActgaggggccccaaactggacacagtattcgaggtgggcaGGCAAACAACTGAAGACAGGATTTGTTTTAGGATGCAGCCCACACTGTGAAGGAATACGCAcgttttctgcattaaaaaaaaaaaaaaaagaagaagaagaagaattcaAGCCTCCTCCTATAATCATTCATTTTAAATGACTGCAGCGCTTGGAATTTGTTTGCACAAGGAAGGAAGGTGTAAGTTTATTCCACTCTTAAAAAGGTGTATATTCCACTATAAAAGTCTGATTTCACACTGAGGAGGGAGTATTTGTCTCTCAAGTGATTATGTAACCTCTTCAAAAATATACATAACTGTCAACAGAGAATATCTGAAACAAATGGCAAGTTTAAATTAAGCAACAAATTCAAGCAGACTTCACACCACATGGGCAGGCCAATAATCCAAATGAATGTTTCTGCCTATTACATAGGTATGACGCATGCAATCACAATTCATTcctggcagcaaggaaaagaagataaaactaCATGTTCTACACCATCACTATGGGTAGGACATATGTCAAAGTTGTAAACACAAACTTCTCATTAAAacacaataatttaaaataccatAGGTTTCAAAGTGAGGAAGCTTGGAAACTAgattttgcaaatacagaataACAACCCTCCTCCACCCTGACCCCAATTTAATCATGTGATAGCAGGACTACAAATACCACTGTCAAAGTCATTCTCCCGTGCTTAAAATGACTGTCCCGCATTAATGTACCTGTTGCAGATGATACAGCATCCATGAGTTTCTCACTGTAGGTGAGCAGTCCTCAATAGAAAGGTGCACACAGGGAGATGTAAAACGGCAAGAAGAATAAACTTTGATAGTATGGTGCATGATGGACCAACAGAAAggtgttttattttccagatCTTCTTAAGACAAGCATGCAAAGGAAAACTTTACCACTTAGAGCGCAAAGCACACAGTGCTGGTATTGGAACCCTTAGGGGCCAGGAAGTGGGTCTGGGGTCTCAGTGAGGGTTGGGAGCCTGGTGATACCACATATCAATAGGGCACACAAGGCAGGAGCAGAAAGCCCCAGAGCCTCTCCTGAAATGCATGTCAATAATGGGTAAAACAAGGgcccatgaaggaaaaaaaaaaaaaggaggggggctgtttgcttgtttaaaaaaaaatccattttatttatattctttatatttccCTAGCAGCATATAAGCCCTGCAATCAGTAATCAGTGCAGACAGAAACTCCAGTGGATCACATTAACAAAACTGTTTGTGATTTCAGACATGCCCTGAGGCAGGACAGACCTCCCTGGCTCCTGGCCAAAGGAGGTCCAGCAGGGACAGCTCTGCAACCACTTTGCTGCTGTTGCTCCTCCTCTCTTTGTCTTCCTCTGCCCCAAGGAGCCACTCTCACTCATCCCTTCCTGACCCTGCTGCTACCACCCAAAACCCATGGGACAGTCCAGATGATACCTTACTCCCTCTGGGCCACGAGTCATGCACAAGACCGCAGTCCCCGTTCGATGGTGGTGCTGATTTCTTACCACTCTTACTTCAAGTAACGCCACCGAAATGCATTGCTTCAACAGGGTAAGAGTTTGCTacagaaaacatctgcaaaagagcagctttcaaaagcaaacagCTTGTTACTTCAACCGACACCACATCTGTTCTCCTCTTTCAACCAGTACCACGTACACCCTGCCCTCCAGGATTTGATGGTACCAGCTGCCACACGCGGTCACTGTTTGTAGATTTGAGACGATGGCACAATTAATAGCAAATATGCTTTGCAACTGCCCAAAGGAGAATGACCATAAACCACaaccaaataaaaacataaagcCCAAAGCATCATCCCTCGCAAATTGCATGCATAGGCTATATACAACTAAGAGCTGTAATGTGACAAAAAAAAGCTCCAGGGGAGCAAAAATATCACAACACTAAAAACTGCACAGTCAAAATATATGTTTTGAAGACAGGACGAGAAGGgttaacaaagaaaaatatttaagtcaGTTCAACAAATAAATCACTCCTGATAAGGTCTCTGGAAGCAAAAAACAGTGATAAAAGTATCTAAACTGGAAAGTTAAAAActcttgtacttttttttcattttgttacatAGAAAAACAGAGACAGAGCATTGATTACAACACGGGTTTCAttcacatatgtatatatacattttaacACCAGCAATACATGGCTTTGAACCTGCTAATCGTTTGTGACTTCAAGCAAATTCTGAGGCTGACCCATGGCCACCTGTACAATCAGAAAGAGATAAAACGCAGATTTAGATACAGTACTAAATCACTTAGAGCAGTCTCCCACCACAAGCTTACAGAGGTTTCCTCGGGTCAGAGTCTGACCTTGAGGTGAAAAAGGCAAACTCTttcactacttaaaaaaaaaaaaaaaaaaagaggaacaacgTTAATTTATTTCCTCTCCACTTCCAAAGGATTTGACTTTGTAACCGTGCTCCCAAAGGTGGTGTAACTTATTAATAGTATAATCAGGCTTATAGCCACTTGCAATTACACTATACAGACCATTCTCATCTTGCTATTAACTGTCCCTTCACACAATGAACTACAGagtaatttgggttggaagggaccacatgGACGCCAACGACCCACTAAAGCACAGCTTCAACATTGGGTCAGGTTGCCCAAGCCTTGTCCTGTCACACCAGAGCTGCCTCCAGGGCTGGAGATGGCACAACTGCTCTCCCAAGGAATGTGTTCCTCACACCCACACACTTTTCCTGCTGCAACATGTGGATACTGCCTCTCATCCTCCACATGCACCTCTGAGATAAACAACTATTTATTCAGCTGCTTGATTTTGGCAGCTCTGGAGGCCCAGCCGTGACTGGCATGCAGGCTGCTTGGCTGTCCCATTAGTATCTCCACAGCAACACAGATAACCAGAACGGTGCATGCGACTTCTCAAAACTCACCAATTACAAGTTAGTTTCAAAGCAAACACAcctattttcttttcccattaaaTTTCAGGTGGGTGTCAGTGTTGGCAGCACCAGCTGGGCTGCCAGTGCCAGAGCAGGGACTGCTCTCTGCCAGCATGACACCTTGCCAGCCCTTCAGGGAACCACCCAGCTACACTGCTGGCACAAAGATCACGCTGGGAAGAGCAGCCCAGTGCAAGAGACTAGAAGTCCTGATCGGCAGCAAAGGGGTCAACTGACCAGGGTGAGGGAGAGCATGGCAAAGCGGCCtgagaggaggctgcagggcagaAGCAGTTGCCTGGCACCTGGTCAGCCAGATGCAGCCCTTTGCTGGAGCAGCCCGGTGGTGAGGCGAGGTGAGGCAGGACAGAGGAGCGAGGTGAGGAAAGGTGGTGAGGCGAAGTGGAGCCACATGCCAGAGCCAGGCAAGGCTGAGGCAGCAGCCactgcctcttctgctgctgcaggttGAGCCCCAGGCTTAGGAGGAGACAGGCTCTGTCTATTCTAGAAggcttctagagaaaaaaaaaatacattaaaaacacgGAAGCCCTTAATTACATGGCACCAGCGCTACTGGCCCGGGGGGCACAGGAGGCAAAGGAGCTGCCACACTCATCATGGCGGCCGAATAGGCCCCGCTCCCACCATGGTGGGGCAGAGCCAGACCGACCCTCTCCATACGGTGGCCGGGGCGGGAAATGGGCGGACCCGACCCGGCGGCGGACAGCATCTCCCGGCAAGTCGCCGGGGACCCCCCGGTGCCGCCCCTCGGCCGGCGCGGTGGGAGGGGTGATGGAGtagctccccccggccccgccgcaagATGGCGGCCGGTTGCCCCGGAAGCGCTCGGCGCGCGGGGAGGCGCCCAAAATGGCGTGGCGGTGCTGGGCCCGCGCCTGGGGCCCGCGGCCGCACAGGTACCGCTGGGTCGGGGGCTgctgtgggaaggggaaggggaagggtaGGGGGGCGGTCGGTAGGTCGGGGCGATGCTGACGGTCCGCATCTCTCCCCCACAGACTGACGGTGTTGCTGGAGCAGCGGCAGGGTTTCCGCCGGGCCAGGCCGCGGCCCGaggagccccccgccgccgccggcgaggcgcggcccggcccgccacCCTCGCGCCGCAGCCTctgcccgccgccaccgccgcccacCCGCGCCGGCCGCCCCTCGCCGCGACGCCTGGTCAAGCCGTTCCTCTTCGCGGTGGGGGTAAGCGGCTGCCGGGGACTGGGGGAGTTGGGGGAGCAGGGTGGCGGGACCCCCGTCTGCCAGCGGCGCCTCAGTCGCCACGAAGCATTGCTGAGGGCCGGGCCGTGGCGAACCTGGCTTCCTCAGGCGAAGCCACGCAGGGACAGCCCTCAAgacagaatcacacaatgataCAGTGCCTTCGTTTTGACTTTTATCCCATGTCGCCCAGTTTACAGGCTCTGCCTTCGGGTCGGCTGCCATCTGGCAGTATGAGTCCCTCAAGTCGCGGGTCCAGACTTATTTCGAGGAAGCCCGGGCAGACTGGTTGGATAGAATGCGGCCCCAGAAGAGGGGGGACTTCAGAAAGCAGGTACACGGAGCCAGGCCCAGCCTGTTCACACACGGGTGGGTCCCCACAGAGGCGTGAAACATGACCGCAGCTCTCATCCGGTGCACCATTTGTACAACAGGCACTTGTCCTGCCTAGCCTGAGTTTTAACTTGGAGAAATAATAGGTTCTCAGCAAATCACAGTCAGTGCatttctttacaagaaaaaaaaaaagatagtattcATTCTAGAAAACTGTAACTCACAACATCACTTAAAAAGCTATATTAGAGAAAAATGCCATCTTCACCCTGAAATGCAGGAAAGAGAGGCCGGTAGTAGTAGTTTGTATACCTAAACTAGGTACATTTTGCTTTTGGACTGTAGAAAAACTCTATTCTTGCTATGTCTAAGCGATCCTAAAAGCAAACATGGACTCCTAAAGAGGTCAGAGCTAGTTTAAATTCTGAACCTTATGCATAACATCTGCTATTGCTCTGGCTTCTGAAGTGCATTTGAATTTTCAACCTGTACTTCACAAATATGAGGCTTTAAGGGGCTTTTTTCTTTATGAGAGCTGACACAAGTGTTTTGGAATTTGGGCAGTAAGAACACTGTAAGTACTAGCTATAAATTTAGTTGGCCCCCCAAACATACCAGTCATTTAGTTttgaatttaaatgtatttaaaactaaACTGAATATGCATGTATGCATGTTTTACGTTTGTTTCAAGGTTACTACTGTGGTTTGTGGTGGACCAGGCTTGATTACTCTTTCAGGTCTGCTTGTCCAAGGGCAGTAGGGCTGAGTGTGGAGCTGGAGAAGCACAGGGCGCTGGGGAAGGACACAGAGGAGCTGGTTTTGTCACGTGAACTGTGCACACTGTGGTACTTATTTTGAAACGGGCATGTGTTGTGGGTTGACCCTGGTGGGCAGGTAACctccacacagctgcttgctcacttgcCCCACAAACCCCCAAGAGGtgtgggggaagaggaaaagaagaataaaagcaagaaaacttgagAGTAAAGATAAtacaacagccaaaaaaacctgTTCAATAAGTAGAGGCTAAgtgagagaagagaagaaaacaagtgatgcaaaggcagttGCTCATGGTCTGCTGCGGGCAGACCAATGACCAGCCAGTTCATGAGCAAAAGTTGGCTAAACCTCCTAAAATCCCCTTTTCCCTTTTACTATGGTAGGGAATATCTCTttgtgtgtcccctcccagcctgttGTGCACCCCCAGTCTGTTTACTACAGGGGCAGAGTAAGAAATGGAAAAGGTCTTGATGCCATGCAAACACTGTGCAGCAAAAGCTAGAATATTAGCATGTTATCAGTActgtttttgttaaaaagaaataatagctAAAACACAGCACAACCTATTAGCTGCTTTAACAAAAATTATCTCTATCGTAGCCAGGCCCATGCTTTCTTGCATGGTGTATATGAACTGCAGGTGAGATGATTACCACATAAAATAATAAGTAATTTTGTgtttatagttttattttccttcaacaCCTGACAGGGACGATCTGGTGATTAGCtatccaaaaaataaaacaaaactgtccTGTTTATTAGTAGGCTTAAACTCCCAACCCTTGTCTTCAACTGGTAAGTTCTGTTTTTAAGAGTTCAGGATCCCCCACTAACTTCTGAGGGCACCTACTacttgtattttagaaaaatcatGTTTGTTTAGTGTTCTTATACTGGAGAACTTTGTAGGAAATAGTGGTATCCATATCCTGTGCCAGATAATTAAACCAAAGAAATGCAATTAACTTGTGACTTTGATACCAAATAGTGAATGATTTGTTTCATGCAGCATTATTTCCCCTTGCTTTCAACCTACAGATAATTTCTGTGACCTTGTCTCCATGAATATGGTTGGAAGGTCACTGAGCTATCAGTATTTGTCCAAAATGATTCTGAAAgctgaggaagggaaaggggggggggtggaattTGTCTGTGGGCTGACTGCactcaaaataaactttttcagGGGTTTTAAACTTGGAGGAGGGCTGGGTGAGCTGGACGCAAGGGGGAATGGATTCCACATCTTGTGAGCCACCTCCGCAAAAGTGACCCTGGCACAAAAGTGGAATCTCTAAAAGGTGGGTGGTGTGACGTTAGCGCTAGGGTGAGGCTTAGTCGAGGCAGGGTTTTTGCTAACTTTGGCTAATCTGCTAAAGTAAGCATTATGGGCTAGATCCTTATTTAGTACAAGGAGAGTTAAATCCATGCAATTGCTTAAAAGAATATAACCCCATTCTTTTTGTAGAAACTCTTCATCTACGTTGGGATATTTTATGAAAAGGAGGGTAAATAACTGTTCTTGAGTAAGGAAATGCCAACTTGAAGAGCTAAaccaattagaaataaaaaagtttgAAACCGATTTACTTAATAGATTTCAAACAAATGCTTTCCGTTCTTAAAAAGGTAGAATCTTATGAGACTGGTTTTGAAATTGCAAATGCCTTGTAGTGGCGCTGATGTCCAACAATTCCATTTCAGGTTAACAGCTGGTGGAATAACCTGACAGAGGGTCAGCGGACTGTGACAGGTTTGTGTTAGCTAACAAGTATTAGACATTCACAGGAAGAGAAATAATGGCAAACAGGTACAGTATGTTAAAACAGATGGCTTTCGTACCACGTTTAGGTTGCACAAAGCCTGTGTAAACTTAACACCTGCATATACACTATTTCTGCTACACTTCCTTCTCACAAACTGTCTTTTGTATGCATTGAAAAAATTCTTATGCATCTGTGTGAGAGTGTGAAGGATTAGCTAGAATCTTCCCCTGGTAACATTTTCTTGGGAACTGTGAAAAACAGCAAATGCTTTTAGAAAGAATAGGAGTATATATTCCCATGATACGTGGAAATAAAACTGCCTGGtaattttttgctattttacatACATAGTGTTGCAAAGAAGCAACTGTCTTGTGAGCTTTCCTTTGGTTACGATGTAGCTTTGATTGGATAACCCAACCTCACTCGAAACCCCCAAGATGAACCTAATGTGCAGAGAGAAATTGATGAGAACTtgataaaaatctaaataaagtAGCTAAGCCATATTTGCTCTTATATATTTTACATGCTAATAAGTCCCATCAGGATGTTTTGTACAGTGCCTTGAATTGCTCTTCGACATGCGAGCCAAGTCACAATACAGATACAAAAATtgtattggggagggggggtggtggtggtgaagatTCTTCTTCTCTATTCCCCAGAGCATCCCTCAACATGGAGTTGATCTAAGAAGCGATCTAAGTTCTAGCTGGTAGACCCTGAGCCATTCGGATACTTACCCCTGATTGCCATAACAGGGCTGGGCTCACTGTACTGAAATTGCTGAGAGTTCTGTAACATCTTGGTGTAGCCTGCAGGGAAAGTATCTCCTCAAATAAAAGAGTGTGGCGGATTGGGATGGAGAGCCAAAAGAAGAGATCTATTAAACTTTTGGTTCTGGGATTTTTGTATCATGGTTTTTCACAGTTCTTAAATTTTGTTGGAAACTTCAAATAGAGAATAATTATGTGACATTTACCATTCTGTAAAGGAAGCACAATTGTTTTCCCCTTTAATGTTTCTAGctattataaaacattttaaatacctaCATGCTTGGATAGAAATAGAGAAGGCACTTTAAACAAGAAACAATAACTTTGCACAGTTATGTTTCTAATTATTTACATTCTTGTTTATTGCAGtcttatttcagtttaaatatcTGTGAAGTAAAAAGCTGTGTGTTTGCTGTCTCCCAAAGGCAACTGTGCCTTAGTAATGTCAACTCAATTTTTTTATGCTTGATC
Proteins encoded in this window:
- the PARL gene encoding LOW QUALITY PROTEIN: presenilin-associated rhomboid-like protein, mitochondrial (The sequence of the model RefSeq protein was modified relative to this genomic sequence to represent the inferred CDS: deleted 1 base in 1 codon; substituted 2 bases at 2 genomic stop codons); this encodes MAAEXAPLHHGGAEPDRPSPYGGRGGKWADPTRRRTASPGKSPGTPRCRPSAGAVGGVMEXLPPAPPQDGGRLPRKRSARGEAPKMAWRCWARAWGPRPHRLTVLLEQRQGFRRARPRPEEPPAAAGEARPGPPPSRRSLCPPPPPPTRAGRPSPRRLVKPFLFAVGFTGSAFGSAAIWQYESLKSRVQTYFEEARADWLDRMRPQKRGDFRKQVNSWWNNLTEGQRTVTGIIAANVFVFCLWRLPGMRRVMFTYFTSDPSSRALCSPMLLSTFSHFSLFHMAANMYVLWSFSSSIVSLLGCEQFIAVYLSAGVISTFVSYVAKMATGKFEPSLGASGAIMTVLAAVCTKMPEAKLAIIFLPMFTFTAGNALKAIIAFDTAGLALGWRLFDHAAHLGGALFGMWYVTYGHELIWKNREPLVKAWHEMRTKNTGKGGGGRSN